In the genome of Streptomyces sp. SAI-127, the window CGCTGTCACCGGACGTGCTGACACCCCAGCAGGTGCGGTTGGTGAGGGTGGTGATGCCTTCGCCCGCGGCCGCGTAGTCGCGGATGGTGTCGGGGCCGAGGTCCACGAGTACGGCGGAGAGGTGGGCCGTGGTGGTGGTCGGGCTCGCCGTCACGGTGACCTTGGAGGAGCCGGACAGGCGGAGGTCCTTGGTGAGGGTTCCGGTGGTGAAGCCCGCCTTGCCGGGGGTCGGCGTGTCGATCCGGGCGGCCCAGTCGGTCTCGCTCAGCGCGGGGTCGTCGGTGAAGGTCTCGGTGCCCTTGGCCTTGGTCAGGCCGAGGGTGCCGACGCCGGGCTGGGGCCCCTTGGCGGGGCGCAGGGTCGTGGTGGCCGTACCGCGCGGGGGCCAGGTCTTCGAGGTGACCCACTGGTCGGGGTGGCGTTCGATGTCGGCCATGGGTTCGCGGTCGATGCCGTTGTCGTAGCCGAGGAGTTCGTGGTCGAACCAGCGGTGCAGGGTGTCGACCCATTGCGCGCGGCGGAAGTCGAAGGGGTCGACGTGGCCGGTCTGGGAGAGCCAGATCTTGCGCTCGACTCCGTTCTTCGCGAGGGCGTCCCACCACGGACCGAGGTGCTGGAGGCGGACGTTGAGGTCCTGCATGCCGTGGATCGCGAAGACGCTGGCCTTGACTTTGCCGGCGTCCTTCACATAGTCGCGCTCGGTCCACAGCGGGGTCCGGTCGCCGGTGCGGGGCGCCTGGTCGACGAGCTTCTGCTGGACGGCGGCGCACTTGGCGCGGGCGTCGGGGCTGTCGACGTAGTCGGAGAGCCAGTCGGGGCCGGAGTCGTAGAGCGGGGCGCCCTTGGAGAAGTAGTAGTCGTACCAGGTGGAGATGGCGCTGATCGGGACGATGGTCTTCAGTCCCTCGACTCCGGTGGCGGCGACGCCGTTGGCGATGGTGCCGTCCCAGCTCTTGCCGATCATGCCGGTCCGGCCGTTGGTCCAGCCGGCCTTGGCCTTCGCTGTGCCCGTGCGGCTGGTGTAGGCGGTGGCCCGGCCGTTCAGCCAGTCGACCACCGCCTTGGCGGACTGGATGTCGGAGCGGCCACCGACGTCCACACAGCCGTCGGAGCGGTTGGTGCCGGCGAGGTCGACCCCGACGAAGGCGTAGCCGCGGGGCACGAAGTAGTTGTCGTAGAACAGCGGCATCTGGACGACGTTGCCGTTCGCGTCGTACGTCTTCAGCTGGCTCTCGTTGCCGCGTCCGCAGCAGGAGTAGTAGGGGCTGGCGTCCATGATGACCGGGACCTTGCGGCCCTGGGCGGCGGGTTCGCGGGGCCGGACGATGTCGACGGCGACGCGGTCGGTCTTTCCGTCACCGTCGCCGTCGAGCCGGGTGTCCACCCAGACGGCCTCGCGGACGGCGTTGCCGTACGAGTAGATCGGTTGGCTCTCTCGCGGGGCCGTCCGCTCCTGTGCCTCGGCGGTCGCGGGTGCGAGGAAGGTCGCCAGCAGGGCGGCGGTGGCCGCCGCGGCTGTCGCGAGCGGTCTCCAGGTCGTGAAGCGCGTGCGTATCGACATGCGCGGACGGTACAGCGGTCAACTCCCGTGCAAAAGAGGGCCCCTTGAGACCATGACGGCCGAATG includes:
- a CDS encoding Xaa-Pro dipeptidyl-peptidase translates to MSIRTRFTTWRPLATAAAATAALLATFLAPATAEAQERTAPRESQPIYSYGNAVREAVWVDTRLDGDGDGKTDRVAVDIVRPREPAAQGRKVPVIMDASPYYSCCGRGNESQLKTYDANGNVVQMPLFYDNYFVPRGYAFVGVDLAGTNRSDGCVDVGGRSDIQSAKAVVDWLNGRATAYTSRTGTAKAKAGWTNGRTGMIGKSWDGTIANGVAATGVEGLKTIVPISAISTWYDYYFSKGAPLYDSGPDWLSDYVDSPDARAKCAAVQQKLVDQAPRTGDRTPLWTERDYVKDAGKVKASVFAIHGMQDLNVRLQHLGPWWDALAKNGVERKIWLSQTGHVDPFDFRRAQWVDTLHRWFDHELLGYDNGIDREPMADIERHPDQWVTSKTWPPRGTATTTLRPAKGPQPGVGTLGLTKAKGTETFTDDPALSETDWAARIDTPTPGKAGFTTGTLTKDLRLSGSSKVTVTASPTTTTAHLSAVLVDLGPDTIRDYAAAGEGITTLTNRTCWGVSTSGDSACFKETQAKTTAVDYTVVSRGWADLGNYADPGKGVPLTPGKAYTITLDLGATDHVVPAGHRLALIVAGTDKDLIDPPSTKPTLTIDLSRTSARVPLVGGAAAFAHATKGAETAVPEAAGALDGVRAPRTAHRVPEGG